In a single window of the Necator americanus strain Aroian chromosome X, whole genome shotgun sequence genome:
- a CDS encoding hypothetical protein (NECATOR_CHRX.G26382.T1) yields MSEEECTCTSEKVMEFLQKMAKEGGFSDLTELGFAEFLSESDGLKHVRDQFYYPKCGTLPDVDPALCDPESDSIYLCGNSLGLMPKATERIMMEQLDKWAKMGVFGHTKGDLPWAHCDECAVEGVAELVGAKPEEIALCNGLTVNIHVLLAGFYKPTETRHKIVLETKAFPSDHYAIESQIRLHGRNVEESMVLLTPREGEACLRTEDILSYIEQHGEEIAIIFLPGIQYYTGQLFDIHTITRAGKEKTDHRDRMLGWWSHRMETRFNMDNVLDLDDGAAGYRISNPPIHLVVPVMGILEVFKTVKLEDLRSRSCYLTGYLEYLIKHFFGESSEHRTTKIFCSVITPAEFHERGCQLSLRFSVSIDVVYKELVKRGVAVDKRYPDVIRVTPVHLYNNYVDCRRFITALQESCVIAEASL; encoded by the exons ATGAGCGAGGAAGAATGTACCTGCACATCCGAGAAAGTCATGGAATTCTTGCAGAAAATGGCAAAG GAGGGCGGATTTTCGGATTTGACTGAGCTAGGATTCGCggaatttctttcagaaagCGATGGATTGAAGCACGTTAGGGATCAATTTTATTATCCAAAATGTGGCACACTTCCAGATG tCGATCCTGCTTTATGTGATCCAGAATCGGATTCGATCTATTTATGTGGGAATTCACTTGGATTAATGCCTAAGGCTACAGAACGGATTATGATGGAACAACTCGACAAATGGGCAAAAAT GGGTGTGTTCGGACATACAAAAGGGGATCTTCCATGGGCTCATTGTGATGAATGTGCGGTTGAAGGTGTAGCAGAACTTGTTGGAGCAAAACCTGAAGAGATTGCACTTTGCAATGGTCTTACTGTAAACATCCATGTGTTACTG GCTGGATTCTATAAACCAACAGAAACTCGCCATAAAATTGTCCTGGAAACTAAAGCATTCCCATCCGATCATTACGCGATCGAATCACAAATAAGACTTCACGGTAGGAATGTGGAGGAGAGTATG GTGTTACTCACTCCACGTGAGGGAGAAGCCTGTTTGCGAACGGAGGACATTCTATCCTATATTGAACAACACGGAGAAGAAATTGCCATAATATTCCTTCCTGGTATCCAATATTATACTGGACAACTCTTTGACATTCATACTATAACTAGAGCAGGAAAAGAGAAG ACAGATCATCGGGATCGAATGTTGGGATGGTGGAGCCACCGTATGGAAACACGTTTCAATATGGATAATG TGCTCGATCTGGACGATGGTGCTGCTGGTTACAGGATTAGTAATCCACCTATTCATCTAGTCGTTCCTGTTATGGGTATTTTGGAG GTATTCAAAACAGTGAAACTGGAGGATTTGAGGAGCCGATCGTGCTATCTAACGGGTTATCTGGAGTATCTCATTAAGCATTTCTTTGGTGAATCTTCTGAGCATAG GACCACTAAAATCTTTTGTTCCGTCATTACACCGGCTGAGTTTCACGAAAGAGGATGTCAGCTCTCCCTTCGGTTCTCGGTTTCTATCGATGTTGTCTACAAGGAACTTGTGAAGCGAGGCGTTGCC GTTGACAAGCGATATCCGGATGTGATACGTGTGACACCAGTCCATCTATACAACAACTACGTTGACTGTCGTCGCTTCATTACAGCTCTTCAAGAATCCTGCGTCATTGCTGAAGCATCACTTTGA
- a CDS encoding hypothetical protein (NECATOR_CHRX.G26382.T2) gives MSEEECTCTSEKVMEFLQKMAKEGGFSDLTELGFAEFLSESDGLKHVRDQFYYPKCGTLPDVDPALCDPESDSIYLCGNSLGLMPKATERIMMEQLDKWAKMGVFGHTKGDLPWAHCDECAVEGVAELVGAKPEEIALCNGLTVNIHVLLAGFYKPTETRHKIVLETKAFPSDHYAIESQIRLHGRNVEESMVLLTPREGEACLRTEDILSYIEQHGEEIAIIFLPGLAGLFVHERFKTDHRDRMLGWWSHRMETRFNMDNVLDLDDGAAGYRISNPPIHLVVPVMGILEVFKTVKLEDLRSRSCYLTGYLEYLIKHFFGESSEHRTTKIFCSVITPAEFHERGCQLSLRFSVSIDVVYKELVKRGVAVRLSHSYIVVITFLVLLLLFLLLLLLLLLLLLLLLLLLLLLLLLLLLLLLLLLLLLLLLLLLLLLLLLLLLLLLLLLLLLLLLLLLLLLLLLLLLLLLLLLLLLLLLLLLLLLLLLLLLLLLLLLLLLLLLLLLLLLLLLLLILLLLLLLLLLHYYC, from the exons ATGAGCGAGGAAGAATGTACCTGCACATCCGAGAAAGTCATGGAATTCTTGCAGAAAATGGCAAAG GAGGGCGGATTTTCGGATTTGACTGAGCTAGGATTCGCggaatttctttcagaaagCGATGGATTGAAGCACGTTAGGGATCAATTTTATTATCCAAAATGTGGCACACTTCCAGATG tCGATCCTGCTTTATGTGATCCAGAATCGGATTCGATCTATTTATGTGGGAATTCACTTGGATTAATGCCTAAGGCTACAGAACGGATTATGATGGAACAACTCGACAAATGGGCAAAAAT GGGTGTGTTCGGACATACAAAAGGGGATCTTCCATGGGCTCATTGTGATGAATGTGCGGTTGAAGGTGTAGCAGAACTTGTTGGAGCAAAACCTGAAGAGATTGCACTTTGCAATGGTCTTACTGTAAACATCCATGTGTTACTG GCTGGATTCTATAAACCAACAGAAACTCGCCATAAAATTGTCCTGGAAACTAAAGCATTCCCATCCGATCATTACGCGATCGAATCACAAATAAGACTTCACGGTAGGAATGTGGAGGAGAGTATG GTGTTACTCACTCCACGTGAGGGAGAAGCCTGTTTGCGAACGGAGGACATTCTATCCTATATTGAACAACACGGAGAAGAAATTGCCATAATATTCCTTCCTG GACTAGCTGGGCTATTTGTGCATGAAAG GTTCAAGACAGATCATCGGGATCGAATGTTGGGATGGTGGAGCCACCGTATGGAAACACGTTTCAATATGGATAATG TGCTCGATCTGGACGATGGTGCTGCTGGTTACAGGATTAGTAATCCACCTATTCATCTAGTCGTTCCTGTTATGGGTATTTTGGAG GTATTCAAAACAGTGAAACTGGAGGATTTGAGGAGCCGATCGTGCTATCTAACGGGTTATCTGGAGTATCTCATTAAGCATTTCTTTGGTGAATCTTCTGAGCATAG GACCACTAAAATCTTTTGTTCCGTCATTACACCGGCTGAGTTTCACGAAAGAGGATGTCAGCTCTCCCTTCGGTTCTCGGTTTCTATCGATGTTGTCTACAAGGAACTTGTGAAGCGAGGCGTTGCCGTAAGATTATCTCATTCTTATATCGTAGTTATTACATTCCT tgtattattattattgttcttattattattattattattattattattattattattattattattattattattattattattattactattattattattattattattattattattattattattattattattattattattattattattattattattattattattattattattattattattattattattattattattattattattattattattattattattattattattattattattattattattattattattattattattattattattattattattattattattattattattattattattattattattattattattattattattattattattattattattattattattattgatactattattattattattattattattgctacaTTACTATTGttga